The DNA window GGCTTCTAATCAGTTCGACTCTCAGGCCTCAACCAACTACAAGGAGGCATTTGCCCTGTTCGACAAGCGCGGCAACGGTCGCTGCACCATCGACTCTCTGGGCGATCTGCTGCGCGCCTGCGGCCAGAACCCCACGCTGGCCGAGATCCaggagctggaaaagggcCTCGGAAACGAGTGTGAGTTTGGCCAAGAGGAACAACCCGATGTGAAGATGAAATGCGCATTTACGCTAACTTGCAACTCCCCTGCGCAGTCGACTTCGATGCCTTCCAGCGCGTCCTGAACCGACCGGGCGGTTTCCGCGACCCCGGCGAGCCTGAAGAATACTGCCGCGGTTTCCAAGTATTTGATAAAGACATGACGGGCTTTATTGGTGTCGGCCAGCTCAAGTACATCCTGACCAACCTGGGCGAGAAGATGACTGAGGAGGAGGTCGACGAGCTGCTCAAGGCTGTGGACACCAGCTCTGGTCAGATCAACTACACTGGTATGTGTCTCTAGGCTGCACTACTTTACTCGGAATACTCCTTTGCTAACCTCTCGCTTTTAGACCTGGTCCGAACGATTCTCGCCAACTAAGATTCCTTTGTACGAAGAACCTGGCCTGGTGGCATCTTCTTGCATCTGTAAACGGGATGGCGTTGCTATGCgttgtttgtttttattatGGTAGTGAATTGGAAACGCTTGGGATGGAtgatatttctttttatctgCAATGAATGGCCGTAGACTTTACATGCTGTTATGGCTGAATGAATACGT is part of the Trichoderma atroviride chromosome 1, complete sequence genome and encodes:
- a CDS encoding uncharacterized protein (EggNog:ENOG41), yielding MASTNYKEAFALFDKRGNGRCTIDSLGDLLRACGQNPTLAEIQELEKGLGNEFDFDAFQRVLNRPGGFRDPGEPEEYCRGFQVFDKDMTGFIGVGQLKYILTNLGEKMTEEEVDELLKAVDTSSGQINYTDLVRTILAN